One window of Chloroflexus aggregans DSM 9485 genomic DNA carries:
- a CDS encoding L,D-transpeptidase: MRLIGMVLGIVLALIGTPLSAQSNALYFVATGQRLDDTYGFLSAWREDEGALTLGQPISQPFRDGDLIVQYFERGRLELHPAYHNAILRGRVGAEYAAALGRSFPLPPHAVREAPERRYFTETGYTIGPPFLAFWEAHGGIDVFGLPISEPRWEYIGGTLQQVQYFERARLEVDPRSASPTKTVQVGDIGRDLARLRGIDLRPVAAGNAVPVDANGHVQELPPPTVTPPPLPKAPTPRPAQPTVQPAQPVAPSGDKLIIVDLSDQWLYALENGRIIFDAPVSTGRDGFNTPVGTFSIYAKVREQTMRGCLGGECWLVPKVPHAMYIVGGVALHGTYWHNQFGTGVRRSHGCINLPLVPAAWLYNWAPVGTPVIVRQ; this comes from the coding sequence ATGCGACTGATCGGGATGGTTTTGGGAATAGTGCTGGCGCTGATCGGCACACCGCTCTCTGCGCAGAGCAATGCCCTCTACTTTGTGGCTACCGGCCAGCGACTTGACGATACGTATGGCTTTCTGAGCGCATGGCGTGAAGACGAGGGAGCATTAACGCTTGGCCAGCCGATCAGCCAACCGTTCCGTGACGGCGATCTGATCGTACAGTACTTCGAGCGCGGTCGGCTTGAGCTGCATCCGGCGTACCACAACGCCATCCTCCGCGGACGAGTAGGTGCCGAGTATGCCGCAGCGTTGGGTCGTTCGTTTCCACTCCCGCCGCACGCTGTGCGTGAAGCGCCTGAACGGCGCTATTTCACCGAGACCGGCTATACCATAGGGCCACCGTTTCTTGCCTTTTGGGAAGCACACGGTGGGATCGATGTCTTTGGCTTGCCGATTAGCGAACCGCGCTGGGAATACATCGGTGGTACGTTACAGCAGGTACAGTACTTTGAACGCGCACGGCTCGAAGTCGATCCCCGTTCGGCCTCCCCGACCAAGACGGTGCAGGTCGGTGATATAGGCCGCGATCTCGCCCGTCTACGCGGGATCGATTTGCGTCCGGTCGCAGCCGGAAACGCGGTACCGGTCGACGCCAACGGTCACGTACAGGAACTACCACCACCCACCGTCACTCCGCCACCGCTTCCAAAAGCACCTACACCCCGACCGGCTCAACCGACCGTGCAACCCGCTCAGCCGGTGGCACCCTCAGGCGACAAGCTCATCATCGTCGATTTAAGTGATCAATGGCTCTATGCCCTTGAAAATGGTCGCATCATCTTCGACGCACCGGTTTCAACCGGACGCGATGGCTTTAATACACCGGTTGGCACCTTTAGTATCTACGCCAAAGTGCGCGAACAGACGATGCGCGGCTGTCTCGGCGGCGAGTGTTGGCTGGTGCCAAAAGTACCTCACGCGATGTACATTGTCGGTGGAGTAGCCCTGCACGGCACCTACTGGCACAATCAGTTCGGCACCGGTGTACGCCGGAGCCACGGCTGTATCAATCTTCCCCTCGTGCCCGCAGCGTGGCTCTACAATTGGGCGCCGGTCGGAACACCGGTGATCGTGCGACAGTGA